The genomic DNA TAATCACTTTTAGACCACCGATTCATCTTGACCAACCACGAAGATCCAACGGTTAGAGATGGGATTATAATATGAGTGTTAATTTGTTGAATTCAAAAAAGTGggtgtaaaaatataaatttctgTAACGTTTTTGATAGACCGTAAAGTaaacactatttatatatttccataaacaGCAAAGAAGTTTCCAAAAGGAGACGAAGATAGTAACGGCGTTGGGAAGCTATGACGGCGATTCCAAACGTCGGTGATATTGAATCTTCGGCTTCGCTTGGTCAAGAGACGGCAACGGAGACCGTCACCGTTAAAGGTGGCCAGACCGGAAGCGGAGGAGGCTCGTCTGCCGACGTCGTTTCACCAACCAAAGAAGAGGCTGAGGCCGTTAACTTAACCGACTCGTCGTTGTCAGTTAGTTTTCCAAAATTGCACGAGATAGGTCTAATAACGCCGTTTCTGAGAAAGACGTTTGAGATCGTCGATGACAAAGTAACAGACCCGGTTGTATCATGGAACCCGACCCGTAAAAGCTTCATCATCTGGGATTCTTACGAGTTCTCTGAGAATCTCCTTCCCAGATACTTCAAGCACAAGAACTTCTCAAGTTTCGTCCGCCAGCTCAACACCTACGTAAGGATAAAACgagtttttcttggtttttactttttagctATGTTTCTTGTGTCGCAAGCTTTGTAAAttaaagttagggttttgtagGGGTTTAAGAAGGTAGATTCAGATAGGTGGGAGTTTGCTAACGAAGGGTTTCAAGGAGGTAAGAAACATTTGCTTAAGAACATCAAAAGGAGGAGAAGCAAAAGTAATTGTAACAAGGAAGCGAGCACCACGGGGTTGAAGaagacagagacagaggctgAGTCACTGAAGGAGGATCAGAACTGTCCAATAAGATTGGAGGTGTTGAAGTTGAAACAACAACAGGAAGAGTCTCAAGATCAAATGGTCACTGTGCAAGAGAAGATACACGGAGTCGAAACAGAACAAAGACATATGCTAAGCTTCTTTGCAAAGTTGGCCAAAGATCAAAGATTTGTTGAGAGGCTGgtgaggaagaggaaaatgaaacAACAGAGAGAGCTCGAAGCAACTGAATTCgtgaagaagttgaagttgCTTCACGATCAAGAAACTCAAAATAACTTGGTGGATGTGGAAAGTCAGCTGATAATTAGAGAAATTATGGCCATGGCTGCAAAAACACAACCAGATCATGAGTCTGACATTTCCATGAACAATAATCAAAGTGGGAGTACGAGATGTCAGCTTAACACAGAGGACCTACTTGTTGACGTTGGTTCAATGGGTGGAAAGAAGATTGATGTAGATGTAAATGGGAGAATcgagtaaaacaaaaaatataaaaggacTTGTACAGAGTTGTCTGGATTATACTGTTAGCTCTTGTAAAAAGTGTAGCTCTTTATTCCGTTAACACTTGATTGCGTTTTGAATAATGGTTGATTTTATAGTGTTAATTCTAGGTTTTTATGATCTACAAGGTTTTAAATACAAAAGTTCACAAATCACACTCTAGTCTTTATGTAGaagcaaaaattaaattaagttcgggctataaagagaaaaaaaagaaacatgtcaGACCACCCCGGCAAGGTAGAACCGAGCCGAGTAACGATCCTCTACAGCATTAGATGCGTCGGAAGACAGATCGTGGCCGTCAATCACGCTCGGGCCGCATGGTCGTGATTCATTAACCAGGGTTTAGGGCCGGCCTCCTTAGGAATATCATGGAAACAGAGGTACGTCTTATAGGATAGATCTTGTTCAAGCAAGATCGTGTCCTATAGGATAGATCTTGTTCAAGCAAGATCGTGTCCATTGTTGCTTTGTgaccatatataaataactcagTTTCTTCATCAGCTTCTCGATGTGGGATCCAAACactaataagaaaca from Camelina sativa cultivar DH55 chromosome 2, Cs, whole genome shotgun sequence includes the following:
- the LOC104729163 gene encoding heat stress transcription factor A-9-like; amino-acid sequence: MTAIPNVGDIESSASLGQETATETVTVKGGQTGSGGGSSADVVSPTKEEAEAVNLTDSSLSVSFPKLHEIGLITPFLRKTFEIVDDKVTDPVVSWNPTRKSFIIWDSYEFSENLLPRYFKHKNFSSFVRQLNTYGFKKVDSDRWEFANEGFQGGKKHLLKNIKRRRSKSNCNKEASTTGLKKTETEAESLKEDQNCPIRLEVLKLKQQQEESQDQMVTVQEKIHGVETEQRHMLSFFAKLAKDQRFVERLVRKRKMKQQRELEATEFVKKLKLLHDQETQNNLVDVESQLIIREIMAMAAKTQPDHESDISMNNNQSGSTRCQLNTEDLLVDVGSMGGKKIDVDVNGRIE